Proteins encoded by one window of Lathyrus oleraceus cultivar Zhongwan6 chromosome 1, CAAS_Psat_ZW6_1.0, whole genome shotgun sequence:
- the LOC127092031 gene encoding uncharacterized protein LOC127092031, giving the protein MGNARAKRVQLQALRTEFVTLRMKTGELVTDYLYRTMAVANKMRVHGEKMEDVKIVEKILRSMTPKFNFVVCSIEESKNIDELTFDELQSSLSVHEQKIIQQDTEEQALKASNFKSSDIGKGKWKDKNPYHKSDEDYASDTRKGNNYRQFRGNKTNNDKSKVECFRCHRYGHYKSECRTKLHHDRGQKSNYVEEKKKIFLS; this is encoded by the coding sequence ATGGGAAATGCAAGGGCAAAGCGTGTGCAACTGCAGGCACTTCGAACAGAATTCGTAACTTTGCGAATGAAAACAGGCGAACTTGTCACTGATTATTTATATAGGACCATGGCAGTGGCTAACAAAATGAGAGTTCATGGAGAAAAAATGGAGGACGTGAAGATTGTAGAAAAGATTCTTCGGTCAATGACTCCCAAATTCAATTTTGTTGTCTGCTCCATTGAAGAATCAAAAAACATTGATGAACTGACATTTGATGAGTTGCAAAGTTCCTTGTCGGTTCATGAGCAAAAAATCATCCAGCAGGACACCGAGGAACAAGCTTTGAAGGCTTCAAACTTTAAAAGTTCCGATATAGGAAAAGGAAAGTGGAAGGACAAGAACCCATATCACAAATCAGATGAGGATTATGCATCAGATACGCGAAAGGGTAACAACTACCGTCAATTCAGAGGCAATAAGACGAATAATGACAAGTCCAAAGTTGAATGTTTTCGATGTCACAGATATGGTCACTACAAGTCTGAGTGTAGAACTAAATTGCACCATGATCGTGGTCAGAAGTCTAACTATGtggaagaaaagaagaagatATTTCTCTCTTGA